Proteins encoded within one genomic window of Brachybacterium avium:
- a CDS encoding response regulator transcription factor: protein MTRILIVEDEESFSDPLSYSLRKEGYEVAVAGTGTEGLRIFSTHGADLVLLDLMLPGMSGTEVCREIRRSSSVPVIMLTAKDDEFDKVLGLELGADDYVTKPYSSRELLARIKAVLRRGQDSAEPEDDAVLSAGDIMMDVERHVVEVRGDGVALPLKEFELLEMLLRNLDRVLTRGQLIDRVWGADYVGDTKTLDVHVKRLRGKIEEDPRNPVRLVTVRGLGYKLESGS from the coding sequence ATGACGCGCATCCTGATCGTGGAGGACGAGGAGTCCTTCTCCGATCCGCTCTCGTACTCGCTGCGGAAGGAGGGGTACGAGGTCGCCGTGGCGGGCACCGGCACCGAAGGGCTGCGGATCTTCTCCACCCACGGCGCCGACCTGGTGCTGCTGGACCTCATGCTGCCCGGGATGAGCGGCACCGAGGTGTGCCGGGAGATCCGGCGCAGCTCGAGCGTGCCCGTCATCATGCTGACCGCCAAGGATGACGAGTTCGACAAGGTGCTGGGCCTGGAGCTCGGCGCCGATGACTACGTCACCAAGCCCTACTCCTCACGGGAGCTGCTGGCCCGGATCAAGGCGGTGCTGCGGCGCGGCCAGGACTCCGCAGAACCGGAGGACGACGCGGTCCTGAGCGCCGGCGACATCATGATGGACGTGGAGCGTCACGTGGTCGAGGTGCGCGGCGACGGGGTGGCGCTGCCGCTGAAGGAGTTCGAGCTGCTCGAGATGCTGCTGCGCAACCTGGACCGGGTGCTCACCCGCGGCCAGCTCATCGATCGGGTCTGGGGGGCCGACTACGTCGGCGACACCAAGACTCTGGACGTGCACGTGAAGCGGCTGCGCGGGAAGATCGAGGAGGACCCCCGCAACCCGGTGCGCCTGGTCACGGTGCGAGGCCTGGGCTACAAGCTCGAATCCGGCAGCTGA
- a CDS encoding sensor histidine kinase, which produces MPLSALLVLAGAIGLVIGVAATLTLARMDRRHGAGLAPLDPVIPEAATEVLAILSSAYVVLDAAGDVLRASPLAYSYGIVRAAEGDYPRLASSELMELAADVGRNGGFRDERLTLQRSSHGDAEAVIDVRIGALGVHGALLLADDLTRAVRVEETRRDFVANVSHELKTPVGAITLLAETMEDAAEDPEAVRRFAGRMQSETHRLSHLVQEIIELSRVQGNSALPDAEPITIDEVVESAVALNRNLALGAGIEVAVGGTDGLQVFGSASMLTTALSNLVSNAIAYSDPRTRVGISVRRDEGMVEVSVKDQGMGISKENLERVFERFFRVDRARSRATGGSGLGLAIVKHIASDHGGEVTAWSLPGQGSTFTLRLPEMGRTEAITAGARQAAAFETARSPASTEATGHRSGKAH; this is translated from the coding sequence GTGCCCCTGTCTGCGCTCCTCGTGCTCGCCGGCGCGATCGGTCTGGTGATCGGTGTCGCGGCGACGCTGACGCTCGCCAGGATGGATCGCCGTCACGGTGCGGGCCTCGCCCCGCTAGACCCGGTGATCCCCGAGGCCGCGACCGAGGTGCTGGCGATCCTGTCGTCCGCGTACGTGGTGCTCGACGCCGCCGGCGACGTGCTGCGCGCCTCGCCGCTGGCCTACTCCTACGGGATCGTGCGCGCGGCCGAGGGCGACTATCCGCGGCTGGCCAGCAGCGAGCTGATGGAACTGGCCGCCGATGTGGGCCGCAATGGCGGATTCCGGGATGAGCGCCTGACCCTGCAGCGCTCGAGCCACGGTGATGCCGAGGCCGTGATCGACGTGCGGATCGGGGCGCTGGGCGTGCACGGCGCGCTGCTGCTGGCCGACGACCTCACCCGTGCGGTGCGTGTCGAGGAGACCCGACGGGATTTCGTGGCCAATGTGTCCCACGAGCTGAAGACCCCGGTCGGTGCCATCACGCTGCTGGCCGAGACGATGGAGGACGCCGCCGAGGACCCGGAGGCCGTGCGTCGTTTCGCCGGGCGCATGCAGAGCGAGACCCACCGCCTCTCCCATCTGGTGCAGGAGATCATCGAGCTCTCCCGCGTCCAGGGGAATTCAGCGCTGCCGGATGCGGAGCCGATCACGATCGATGAGGTGGTCGAGAGCGCGGTCGCCCTGAACCGCAACCTCGCCCTCGGTGCCGGAATCGAGGTCGCCGTCGGCGGGACGGACGGCCTGCAGGTCTTCGGTTCCGCCTCGATGCTCACCACCGCACTGTCCAACCTGGTCTCCAACGCGATCGCCTACTCCGACCCGCGCACCCGGGTCGGGATATCCGTCCGCCGCGATGAGGGCATGGTCGAGGTCTCCGTCAAGGACCAGGGAATGGGCATCTCCAAGGAGAACCTGGAGCGGGTCTTCGAGCGGTTCTTCCGGGTGGACCGCGCACGCTCACGAGCCACGGGCGGGTCCGGGCTCGGCCTCGCGATCGTCAAGCACATCGCGAGCGACCATGGCGGCGAGGTCACCGCCTGGTCGCTGCCGGGGCAGGGATCGACCTTCACCCTCCGGCTGCCCGAGATGGGCCGCACCGAGGCCATCACCGCGGGGGCACGACAGGCTGCGGCCTTCGAGACCGCACGCTCCCCCGCATCCACCGAGGCGACCGGTCACCGGTCCGGGAAGGCACACTGA
- the phoU gene encoding phosphate signaling complex protein PhoU, with protein MREAYQSDLRHIVDDLVDMAEMVGTALEGATTALLEGDLALAERVVTADPHLDARQVELDAKAVELLARQSPVATDLRLLVATLRMSSSLERMGDLAAHVALIARRAHPELAVPTEHRDQIARMSVLGSAALQAASEVIESRDLALAAQVEKRDDELDELMLTISREISGSDEDTYTNAQVIDLTLLIRFYERIGDHAVSLVRRIGFLVTGDSLDALGDGVDVQVF; from the coding sequence ATGCGCGAGGCGTACCAGAGCGACCTGCGGCACATCGTCGACGACCTGGTCGATATGGCCGAGATGGTCGGGACAGCGCTCGAGGGCGCGACCACCGCATTGCTCGAGGGCGATCTGGCGCTGGCGGAGCGGGTGGTCACCGCCGACCCTCACCTGGATGCACGGCAGGTGGAGCTGGACGCGAAGGCCGTCGAGCTGCTCGCCCGCCAGTCGCCCGTGGCCACCGACCTGCGCCTGCTGGTCGCCACGCTGCGCATGAGCTCCTCGCTCGAGCGGATGGGGGACCTGGCGGCGCATGTCGCGCTGATCGCGCGCCGCGCACATCCCGAGCTCGCGGTGCCGACTGAGCATCGCGACCAGATCGCCAGGATGTCAGTGCTGGGATCGGCCGCGCTGCAGGCCGCCTCCGAGGTGATCGAGAGCCGGGACCTGGCGCTCGCCGCCCAGGTCGAGAAGCGCGATGACGAGCTGGACGAGCTGATGCTCACGATCTCGCGCGAGATCTCCGGCAGCGATGAGGACACGTACACCAACGCTCAGGTGATCGACCTCACCCTGCTGATCCGCTTCTACGAACGGATCGGGGACCACGCGGTCTCGCTGGTGCGTCGCATCGGCTTCCTGGTCACCGGCGATTCCCTGGACGCGCTCGGTGATGGCGTGGACGTCCAGGTGTTCTGA
- a CDS encoding DUF4235 domain-containing protein, with amino-acid sequence MANPLVSIAVPVAGIVAAKLGTKAAAAGWGAVFGEEAPTVQAEKAAKKNVAKRRKQAKKDGLPKSEIAAIKDPVDEQPVWKMMLWATVSGVLLQGLRMAAKRGAKSGAERLTMRRPRPNRG; translated from the coding sequence GTGGCCAATCCGCTCGTGAGCATCGCCGTCCCCGTGGCGGGCATCGTCGCTGCCAAGCTCGGCACCAAGGCCGCCGCGGCGGGCTGGGGTGCCGTCTTCGGCGAGGAGGCCCCCACCGTCCAGGCCGAGAAGGCCGCGAAGAAGAATGTCGCCAAGCGCCGCAAGCAGGCGAAGAAGGACGGGCTCCCGAAATCCGAGATCGCCGCCATCAAGGATCCCGTGGACGAGCAGCCCGTCTGGAAGATGATGCTGTGGGCGACGGTCTCCGGGGTCCTGCTCCAGGGGCTGCGGATGGCCGCCAAGCGCGGCGCGAAGTCCGGGGCCGAGCGGCTCACGATGCGGCGTCCGCGCCCCAACCGCGGCTGA
- a CDS encoding LCP family protein, producing the protein MTDPADVELPGDWEDDDQPDPGRRRGRRAALIALLIVAALVIGVGLVIGNYLNGLQNSYEKRTVVQITRGVSDGERPEEIDGTGRNFLLLGSDKRSAEDAASQGVSGQRSDVMMLVHVSEDDESVFITSFPRDLYVDVPGHGKDRINSALAYGGVGLAVTTVENFTGVPIDHVALIDFDGIEGLVDTLGGVDVQVPQSFQAGGHQFTEGVQTLDGAEALTFVRERKQFADGDFQRNRNQQAVLKGIADKLISADTLSDPRKLADTIETISPFLTTDDGLSATTMVELGLSMRSVRSGDLYFLAVPHGDPYMTSGGASVVATDEEAMDVLRDALRTDDMGTYYAQHAGTY; encoded by the coding sequence ATGACCGACCCCGCCGACGTCGAACTCCCCGGCGACTGGGAAGACGATGACCAGCCCGACCCCGGACGGCGTCGCGGACGCCGCGCCGCCCTCATCGCGCTGCTCATCGTGGCCGCGCTGGTGATCGGCGTCGGCCTGGTGATCGGCAACTATCTGAACGGGCTCCAGAACTCCTATGAGAAGCGCACGGTCGTGCAGATCACCCGGGGCGTCTCCGACGGTGAACGGCCCGAGGAGATCGACGGCACCGGCCGCAACTTCCTGCTGCTGGGATCGGACAAGCGCTCCGCGGAGGACGCGGCCTCCCAGGGTGTCAGCGGTCAGCGCTCGGATGTGATGATGCTCGTGCACGTCTCGGAGGACGACGAGAGCGTCTTCATCACGTCCTTCCCGCGCGATCTCTATGTCGATGTGCCCGGGCACGGCAAGGATCGCATCAACTCCGCTCTGGCCTACGGCGGCGTGGGGCTGGCGGTGACCACGGTGGAGAACTTCACCGGGGTCCCCATCGACCACGTCGCGCTGATCGACTTCGACGGCATCGAAGGTCTCGTGGACACCCTCGGCGGGGTCGACGTCCAGGTGCCCCAGAGCTTCCAGGCGGGCGGCCACCAGTTCACCGAGGGCGTCCAGACGCTCGACGGCGCGGAGGCGCTGACGTTCGTGCGCGAGCGCAAGCAGTTCGCCGACGGGGACTTCCAGCGCAATCGCAACCAGCAGGCGGTCCTCAAGGGCATCGCCGACAAGCTCATCAGCGCCGATACGCTCAGCGACCCGCGCAAGCTGGCCGACACGATCGAGACCATCTCCCCGTTCCTGACCACCGACGACGGGCTGAGCGCCACGACGATGGTGGAGCTGGGCCTGTCCATGCGGTCCGTCCGCAGCGGCGATCTGTACTTCCTCGCGGTGCCGCACGGCGACCCGTACATGACCAGCGGCGGCGCGAGCGTCGTCGCGACCGATGAGGAGGCCATGGACGTGCTGCGGGACGCTCTGCGCACGGACGACATGGGAACCTATTACGCTCAGCACGCAGGGACGTACTGA
- the trmB gene encoding tRNA (guanosine(46)-N7)-methyltransferase TrmB produces the protein MGPPLPRYVIDPPRGHRDTLPAAGTRLEPAEIFGRRAELVVEVGSGTGENIVAAALEHPERDHLGVEVYLPGLAQTLSRVERCGSPDNLRMLPLDAQGALPAMLPEGSIDELWVYFADPWPKQRHHKRRLINPPFLDAVLPLLAEGAVFRLATDWAQYAHHMRSQLDARPELTLLHPSGPRPQGRSSDAIPPDMAATGWAPRFEGRVKTGFESKGRAAGRLIWDLAYTRGPRPPAPDGTSDIEESTEQ, from the coding sequence GTGGGACCGCCTCTCCCCCGCTACGTGATCGACCCGCCGCGGGGCCATCGCGACACCTTGCCCGCCGCGGGCACTCGGCTGGAGCCCGCCGAGATCTTCGGTCGCCGCGCCGAGCTGGTGGTCGAGGTGGGCAGCGGCACCGGCGAGAACATCGTCGCCGCCGCCCTCGAGCACCCGGAGCGCGATCATCTCGGCGTCGAGGTGTACCTTCCCGGTCTCGCGCAGACCCTCAGCCGCGTGGAGCGGTGCGGGAGCCCCGACAACCTCAGGATGCTGCCCCTGGACGCCCAGGGGGCGCTGCCGGCGATGCTGCCCGAGGGCTCCATCGACGAGCTGTGGGTGTACTTCGCCGATCCCTGGCCCAAGCAGCGCCACCACAAGCGCCGGCTGATCAATCCTCCGTTCCTGGACGCGGTGCTGCCGCTGCTCGCTGAGGGAGCGGTGTTCCGCCTGGCCACGGACTGGGCGCAGTACGCCCATCACATGCGCTCCCAGCTGGATGCGCGGCCCGAGCTGACCCTGCTGCATCCCAGCGGTCCACGCCCGCAGGGCCGCTCCTCGGACGCGATCCCCCCGGATATGGCGGCCACCGGCTGGGCGCCCCGATTCGAGGGTCGTGTGAAGACCGGTTTCGAGAGCAAGGGTCGCGCCGCAGGACGCCTAATATGGGATCTCGCGTACACCCGGGGGCCTCGGCCCCCGGCGCCGGACGGCACCTCGGACATCGAGGAGTCGACGGAGCAGTGA
- a CDS encoding ubiquinol-cytochrome c reductase iron-sulfur subunit, whose translation MERPCLSRRHALLIPATAAGLGGLAACGPEDEGFGTAEPLRADDGGIPLEEIPEDASTLVNFGGQQPFVLIVRGTGDDLTAYSGYCTHNGCALRQHEAELDCPCHGSRFDAETGEVLLGPATRQLPEVKVAIEDGTLRRVR comes from the coding sequence ATGGAACGCCCGTGCCTCTCTCGTCGTCATGCCCTCCTGATCCCCGCCACCGCGGCCGGACTCGGTGGTCTCGCAGCCTGCGGCCCCGAGGATGAAGGCTTCGGCACCGCGGAGCCGCTGCGCGCGGACGACGGCGGGATCCCTCTCGAGGAGATCCCCGAGGACGCGAGCACCCTGGTGAACTTCGGTGGGCAGCAGCCCTTCGTGCTGATCGTCCGCGGCACCGGCGATGACCTCACCGCCTACTCCGGCTACTGCACCCACAACGGCTGCGCACTGCGCCAGCACGAGGCCGAGCTCGACTGCCCGTGCCACGGCTCGCGCTTCGACGCCGAGACCGGCGAGGTCCTGCTGGGTCCGGCCACCCGTCAGCTGCCCGAGGTCAAGGTGGCTATCGAGGATGGCACCCTCCGTCGAGTGCGGTGA
- the def gene encoding peptide deformylase, which translates to MTVRPITIVGHRALSQRTRRVREVTDELRTLVEDMFETNDAASGAGLAAPQVGARWRLFVYSCTDAEGALRRGAILNPVLERFGGIVLDEETLEGCLSVPGEGFSTARHRGARVTGTDLEGAEVVVEDEGGVLSRALQHEVDHLDGSLYLDRLTPARRREALDAVRDRGWRARRILTWDPREMDAADV; encoded by the coding sequence ATGACCGTCCGCCCCATCACCATCGTCGGCCACCGCGCCCTCTCCCAGCGCACGCGCCGGGTCCGCGAGGTCACCGACGAGCTCCGCACCCTGGTGGAGGACATGTTCGAGACCAACGACGCCGCGTCCGGAGCCGGTCTCGCCGCTCCCCAGGTCGGCGCGCGATGGCGCCTGTTCGTGTATTCGTGCACGGATGCGGAGGGCGCGCTGCGGCGTGGCGCGATCCTGAACCCGGTGCTGGAGCGCTTCGGCGGCATCGTCCTGGACGAGGAGACCCTCGAGGGCTGCCTGTCCGTGCCCGGCGAGGGCTTCTCCACCGCTCGTCATCGCGGGGCCCGGGTGACCGGCACCGACCTCGAGGGCGCTGAGGTCGTCGTCGAGGACGAGGGCGGTGTGCTGTCCCGCGCGCTGCAGCATGAGGTCGACCATCTCGACGGCTCGCTCTACCTCGATCGCCTCACGCCGGCGCGTCGGCGGGAGGCCCTGGACGCGGTGCGGGATCGTGGCTGGCGCGCCCGTCGGATCCTCACCTGGGACCCTCGGGAGATGGATGCCGCCGACGTATGA
- a CDS encoding YihY/virulence factor BrkB family protein, whose amino-acid sequence MTASRPRRPRPTVEIARPRLSVLHVLNRVRMRLLDIQVWDVAGTMTFYLLLSLFPGAVAAVSVMSLIGVEVDTLRALSKLITEIFPTLDPRPFLRAIEAVSSTSGGVLGLLLGTAGSLLSASNGVAAFHRALHRVFDTREGRPFLWFRTIVFGETVLIISVVLLAAGMIIMGSEASQRIGEFIGIPQIAFAAWNFVKWPILLVILIIGVSLAYYLFPNVRLPRYRLMTLGSTLSVLVLFGAALVAGQLLVYATRFAEVLTALNGLIAILILLWLANIVVITGAALDAEFLRARQIASGLDAWDHIVLEPHASHTLDFLAADAAENEELSRLVAGSARSGRPLRRPRGPWIVDARNPLAVNPPTRHRLTSDSASTEDRSGPSSTGEPPA is encoded by the coding sequence GTGACAGCATCCCGCCCGCGTCGGCCGAGGCCGACGGTCGAGATCGCCCGACCCCGGCTGAGCGTCCTGCACGTCCTGAACCGGGTGCGGATGCGGCTGCTGGACATCCAGGTGTGGGATGTGGCGGGGACCATGACCTTCTACCTGCTGCTGTCGCTGTTCCCCGGGGCTGTCGCCGCGGTCTCGGTGATGTCGCTGATCGGGGTCGAGGTGGACACGCTCCGGGCCCTTTCCAAGCTGATCACCGAGATCTTCCCGACCCTGGATCCCCGACCCTTCCTCCGGGCGATCGAGGCGGTCTCCAGCACCAGCGGCGGCGTGCTCGGCCTGCTGCTGGGCACGGCCGGGTCCCTGCTGTCCGCCTCCAATGGGGTCGCCGCGTTCCACCGCGCCCTCCACCGGGTCTTCGACACTCGGGAGGGTCGCCCGTTCCTGTGGTTCCGCACCATCGTGTTCGGCGAGACGGTGCTGATCATCTCGGTGGTCCTGCTGGCGGCCGGCATGATCATCATGGGGAGCGAGGCCTCGCAGCGCATCGGTGAGTTCATCGGGATCCCCCAGATCGCCTTCGCGGCCTGGAACTTCGTGAAGTGGCCGATCCTCCTGGTGATCCTCATCATCGGGGTCTCCCTGGCCTACTACCTGTTCCCCAATGTGCGCCTGCCCCGGTACCGGCTGATGACGCTCGGATCGACGCTCAGCGTGCTGGTGCTGTTCGGTGCCGCGCTGGTGGCCGGGCAGCTGCTGGTCTACGCGACCCGGTTCGCGGAGGTCCTCACCGCGCTCAACGGGCTGATCGCGATCCTGATCCTGCTGTGGCTGGCGAACATCGTGGTGATCACCGGCGCAGCCCTGGACGCGGAGTTCCTGCGCGCCCGGCAGATCGCCAGCGGTCTGGACGCCTGGGACCATATCGTGCTCGAGCCCCATGCCTCGCACACCTTGGACTTCTTGGCGGCCGATGCCGCCGAGAACGAGGAGCTGAGCCGCTTGGTCGCCGGATCCGCACGCAGCGGGCGGCCGCTGCGGCGGCCGCGCGGCCCCTGGATCGTCGATGCCCGCAATCCGCTCGCGGTGAACCCGCCCACCCGTCACCGCCTCACCAGCGACTCAGCATCCACCGAGGACCGGTCCGGCCCATCGAGCACAGGAGAACCCCCCGCATGA
- a CDS encoding HAD family hydrolase, with the protein MTGVTAEQTFRPAGFTAHLFDLDGVITPTAEVHMHAWARMFEGFLSSREVAEPYTEADYFTHVDGRPRYDGVRALLASRGITLPEGEDTDPGDQPLSEETVRGLGNRKNDLVLTLLRAEGVAPYPGTVAYLDALPAAARLAIVSSSRNAEEVLRAAGLQDRFEHIVDGNVAAREGLPGKPAPDTFLHAARLLGVEPAQAVVYEDAVSGVQAGAAGSFGAVIGVDRGAGAAELAAAGATVVVADLEEIS; encoded by the coding sequence ATGACGGGCGTGACTGCTGAGCAAACTTTCCGACCTGCCGGATTCACGGCGCATCTCTTCGACCTGGACGGGGTCATCACCCCGACCGCCGAAGTGCATATGCACGCCTGGGCCCGCATGTTCGAGGGATTCCTCTCCTCCCGCGAGGTCGCAGAGCCGTACACCGAGGCGGACTACTTCACCCACGTCGACGGTCGCCCCCGCTACGACGGGGTGCGTGCCCTGCTCGCATCGCGCGGGATCACCCTGCCCGAGGGAGAGGACACCGATCCGGGTGACCAGCCGCTGAGCGAGGAGACGGTGCGCGGTCTCGGCAACCGCAAGAACGATCTGGTCCTCACCCTGCTGCGCGCCGAGGGGGTCGCACCCTATCCGGGCACCGTCGCCTACCTCGACGCGCTGCCCGCCGCCGCGCGCCTGGCCATCGTGTCCTCCTCCCGCAATGCCGAGGAGGTGCTGCGCGCAGCCGGCCTGCAGGACCGCTTCGAGCACATCGTCGACGGCAATGTCGCCGCCCGGGAGGGCCTGCCCGGCAAGCCCGCCCCGGACACCTTCCTGCACGCCGCGCGGCTGCTCGGCGTCGAGCCCGCGCAGGCGGTGGTCTACGAGGATGCCGTCTCCGGGGTCCAGGCCGGCGCCGCCGGCAGCTTCGGCGCCGTGATCGGAGTGGACCGAGGGGCCGGTGCCGCCGAGCTCGCCGCGGCCGGCGCCACCGTGGTCGTCGCAGATCTGGAGGAGATCTCATGA
- a CDS encoding SRPBCC domain-containing protein, translating to MTVTESLPVVDAVRRSLEIHEQVPERPGRVQVIFTLTANFACAPARLWPLLTRPRELAHWFGPVSGELREGGCFEAPGGAGGRILQVQEPHRLGLTWGRAAGRTRCCSGSIRRTTAPRC from the coding sequence ATGACTGTCACGGAGTCGTTGCCCGTGGTGGACGCGGTGCGACGTTCGCTCGAGATCCACGAGCAGGTCCCCGAGCGGCCCGGCCGGGTGCAGGTGATCTTCACCCTGACCGCGAACTTCGCCTGCGCTCCAGCCCGCCTGTGGCCCTTGCTCACCAGGCCCCGCGAGCTCGCGCACTGGTTCGGTCCGGTCAGCGGCGAGCTGCGCGAGGGTGGTTGCTTCGAGGCACCCGGAGGTGCTGGCGGCCGCATCCTCCAGGTGCAGGAGCCGCACCGGCTCGGATTGACCTGGGGGCGGGCGGCGGGGAGGACCCGTTGCTGCTCCGGCTCGATCCGGAGGACGACGGCACCACGCTGCTGA
- a CDS encoding MFS transporter — translation MTTPAARSPSRDPRTPGQVLRGLVPSVYAPTLLEFVGLAALMPVIPLLARELGFSVPQAAALTVIFGLSSFLGPIPAGRLIDRIGARRALMVTGALLVVSNLAAFALIGPALGAGAATIGHRLALIGLLLVMAVSMQVWQLGRQTYLGTALPPSLRARGMTLFGGVIRIGQVIGPLLGALVMALGSMAGVFLLFAISAAAGTVMIAVFLPPGESGPEPAAPQERSRRRSPARIHLDRAVLGRMLLVGLGIAPVMMARVNRPVIVPLLGDALGLDPVWISIVFGVSAVLEILLVLPAGTLMDRYGRAAVAVPCALLMGLGFLLLGLLGTVLAGSGTALAILALLVPTLLIGLGNGLGSGIVMTLGIDVSPVHGRTRYLAWWNTMLGAGRLAAPLIVTGITLFAPVAVAGAATGAICLAGGLWLTRILPRVTPSGSTRGR, via the coding sequence GTGACCACCCCCGCAGCGCGCTCCCCCTCCCGGGACCCGCGTACCCCGGGGCAAGTGCTGCGGGGCCTGGTGCCCTCCGTCTACGCCCCGACCCTGCTGGAGTTCGTGGGCCTGGCGGCGCTGATGCCGGTGATCCCGCTGCTCGCCAGAGAGCTCGGATTCTCGGTGCCGCAGGCGGCGGCGCTGACCGTCATCTTCGGACTCTCCTCCTTCCTCGGGCCGATCCCGGCCGGGCGGCTGATCGACAGGATCGGGGCGCGGCGGGCGCTGATGGTCACCGGTGCACTGCTGGTGGTCTCCAACCTCGCCGCCTTCGCGCTGATCGGCCCGGCGCTCGGGGCCGGCGCCGCCACCATCGGACATCGCCTCGCGCTGATAGGCCTGTTGCTGGTGATGGCCGTGAGCATGCAGGTATGGCAGCTGGGGCGCCAGACCTACCTCGGCACCGCACTGCCGCCGTCGCTGCGTGCCCGCGGCATGACCCTGTTCGGCGGCGTGATCCGGATCGGCCAGGTGATCGGTCCGCTGCTCGGCGCACTGGTGATGGCGCTGGGGTCGATGGCCGGGGTGTTCCTGCTGTTCGCCATCAGCGCCGCCGCCGGCACGGTGATGATCGCCGTGTTCCTGCCGCCGGGGGAGTCCGGTCCCGAGCCCGCAGCGCCGCAGGAGAGGTCCCGTCGGCGCAGCCCCGCCCGGATCCACCTGGACCGCGCGGTCCTGGGGCGGATGCTCCTGGTGGGGCTGGGCATCGCCCCGGTGATGATGGCCCGGGTGAACCGCCCGGTGATCGTGCCGCTGCTCGGTGATGCGCTGGGCCTGGACCCGGTGTGGATCTCGATCGTCTTCGGGGTCAGCGCCGTGCTGGAGATCCTGCTGGTGCTGCCCGCTGGCACGCTCATGGACCGGTACGGACGCGCCGCCGTGGCCGTCCCCTGCGCGCTCCTGATGGGCCTGGGGTTCCTGCTGCTGGGACTGCTCGGCACGGTGCTCGCCGGCAGCGGTACCGCTCTCGCGATCCTCGCACTTCTGGTCCCCACCCTGCTGATCGGGCTGGGCAACGGGCTGGGGTCGGGGATCGTGATGACGCTCGGAATCGATGTCTCCCCGGTGCATGGACGCACCAGGTACCTCGCCTGGTGGAACACGATGCTGGGGGCGGGCAGACTGGCCGCGCCCCTGATCGTCACCGGGATCACGCTGTTCGCACCGGTCGCCGTGGCCGGTGCCGCCACCGGTGCGATCTGTCTGGCGGGAGGGCTGTGGCTGACACGAATACTGCCCCGCGTCACCCCGTCCGGGAGTACCCGGGGGAGGTGA
- a CDS encoding CarD family transcriptional regulator, whose amino-acid sequence MPVATASVDSFTPKIDDMLTHPVHGPVRIVSLRTRTVRGTEREYVDLVVIGDEMQISVPSDGKDIVGLRALLEESEIVELIAQLGEPIPAPEKKASWAHRIKSLQMQLQTGRLTDRIEVIRSIVRDSGGTPSSLAERNLLKQAIDPLASEIAIARSVSREDAQLLLQSTAENALEVAAA is encoded by the coding sequence TTGCCCGTCGCCACTGCGTCCGTCGACAGCTTCACACCGAAGATCGATGACATGCTCACCCACCCCGTCCACGGGCCGGTGCGGATCGTCTCACTGCGCACCCGGACGGTGCGCGGCACCGAGCGGGAGTACGTCGACCTGGTGGTCATCGGAGACGAGATGCAGATCTCGGTGCCCTCCGACGGCAAGGACATCGTCGGGCTGCGTGCCCTGCTCGAGGAGTCCGAGATCGTCGAGCTGATCGCTCAGCTCGGAGAGCCGATCCCGGCACCGGAGAAGAAGGCCTCCTGGGCCCACCGCATCAAGTCCCTGCAGATGCAGCTGCAGACGGGGCGCCTCACCGATCGCATCGAGGTCATCCGTTCGATCGTGCGCGACTCGGGCGGCACTCCGTCCAGCCTCGCCGAGCGCAACCTGCTCAAGCAGGCCATCGACCCGCTGGCCTCCGAGATCGCCATCGCCCGCTCCGTCTCCCGCGAGGACGCCCAGCTGCTCCTGCAGAGCACGGCCGAGAACGCCCTCGAGGTCGCCGCGGCCTGA